In Candidatus Ozemobacteraceae bacterium, the sequence TGCTGGGGCCCCTGCAAAGAAAGCACCTATCTCGCCCTCAAGGCTACGAATCCGTCCATCACCCGTTTCAAGGTATCGGAAATGTTCGATCTCGGCCAGTCAGCATCAACCCCGACTCAGGTTCCCTACCGCCCCGACCTCGACCTCTCGAACCCGCGGTGGTCCATTTCCGCCACGACGTTGAAAGATCTCCTCGGTATGTATGCGAAGCCGAGGCTCATCGACGCCCGCCTCCCGGCGGAAGACACCGGCGTGAGCATTCCCGAGGCGTTCCCTCTCCAGTTGCCCCTGGCCACCGAGACCCTCCAGGCGGTTCTGCCCGACAAAAACGGCATGGTGGTCGTTTTCGGAAACGACGAGACGACCATGACGGTCGCCGAAGTTGCGGCTGAGCTCCGGCGTCTCGGATACGCCAACGTCCTCGAGTTCAAGGAAGGCCTGAAAGGGTGGATCGAGAAAGGCGGCGTAACCATCATCACCCGGATGGAAGAACCGCCGGAGCCTGTTCCTCCGGCATCCGGGAACTGACGCGACATTCGCGCCGCATGAGTGAAACATGAACAGTAATTCGACAACGAGGATCTTCAGCGGCAGATGGATCGGCGGCATCGCCGTTCTCTGCGCGGTCGTTCTGCTCCTCGTTTCGTACGAACGCCGGAGCGCCCGGATTTCCGAACCCGCCTACGTTTCACCGCTGACCCGCATTGCAACGGGGCCAGAGCTTCTCGAGGCCGTCCGGGCGAAATCGGTCGCTTCCGACACGGACATGGAACCGCTCGTTCAGCGTTTGTATTCGAGCGGATGGGCGCGGACAGCAGCGCGTCTTGCCCGGCTTCAGCCTTCGAAACGCTGTAGGGTGTTCCTGCGGGTCGCGATGGATATCGGCGATGCCGAGCTTTTCTGGGCCAACCGCGATCCTGCGGAGTCCCCCGCGGACTACTGGACCCGTGAGATCAACGGCTGGTATGGCGGCGAACGGCGATACAGGATCCTCGCAGGATGGCCGCCGGATGACGCTTCGGAGGTGCGGCTGATGCAGTGGCCCCTGTACCTGCTCATGCGGCCCATCCGGCAGACATGGGACGATTTTTTCGCGACGGTGGGCGGGATCCTCCCGCGGCCGTTCGCCGGCCTGATGCAGTTGCTCGTTCCTGCCGCCGAAGAGATCTCGTTGAACTCGGTTTTTGCGGCTGTTATACTATCTGACAAAGATGATTCCCCGCCTCAGATATGGGAAAACATCGGGATCCTCAATGCCGCCGGCTTCCAGTGGGGCGCTGTCCGCGAGCTCGCGTTGCGCCTTCCCGATGCGTGGCTCCCGCAGATACTCCAGCTCGCCCTTCCGGAAAGCGATGTTGAATTCATGCTCGAAACCGTCATCAAAACCGACGTTCCCGCGACGGCCGACCTGTTCGACCTGGTGGTCTCGATGCCGCCGGATGCGTTTGCTCGCGCCGCCGGCTCGGCGCGCCGGGCGGTTCTTCTGCGCCACCACGGCATTCCGGCGATGACGGCCATCATCGGAAGCGCGGCCGCCAGACTCCTCGACGAAGAACGCCTTCGGCGGATCAACCCGATGGATACGCGATACGGCGTCAATCCCTACGTTCCCCCGCCCGAGTCCCTGGCGCGGGGCTTCGGAGACGGGCGATGAGCAGACGTTTCGCGAACCCACCGCTTCCGTCGACGGGCAGACTGCTCGCCGGCATCGTTTGCATCATCCTGCTGGCGGTCGCGGCGGGGGCCATAACCATCACGACGCCGGTCATCAAGACGATTCAGGGCAAAACCGTCGTTCCCGGGGAAATAACGTACGTCACCAGCAAGACGTTCACCATGGCCGGCGTGTCCCAGTCCAATCGTATCGTCCGCGTCTGGTTGTACATGAACGGCCAGCTCCTGCAGAACAACATCTCCCCGAACCTGAAAGGCGTCTGGTCGACGTCCGTCACCCTTCCGGGCGATGGGGATTACGGATTCCAAGTGCTGGCTTCGGGCGTGAAAGAGCCGTTCCTCAGCGCCAAGTCGAAAGTCGCGACGGTCTCATTGGATATGACCCCGCCGACGATCTCCATCAACGTTCACAGCGGCGACTACGTTGCGCTGAAAAAATATATAGCAGGCTATGAAAACCTTCTCCGTGCAGACGTGATCGATCCGACGGTCCCGGGAGCCGCGTCCTCCGGTCTGAACTTCGATTCGGTGAATTTCTATCTGAAAGACTACAGCATCGTCGGCAGGCCCACCGT encodes:
- a CDS encoding rhodanese-like domain-containing protein codes for the protein MPFVPQEPLSAPLPSHESDLENSPRKPEDPSAFPQGCWGPCKESTYLALKATNPSITRFKVSEMFDLGQSASTPTQVPYRPDLDLSNPRWSISATTLKDLLGMYAKPRLIDARLPAEDTGVSIPEAFPLQLPLATETLQAVLPDKNGMVVVFGNDETTMTVAEVAAELRRLGYANVLEFKEGLKGWIEKGGVTIITRMEEPPEPVPPASGN